One Gossypium raimondii isolate GPD5lz chromosome 3, ASM2569854v1, whole genome shotgun sequence genomic window carries:
- the LOC105796505 gene encoding probable inorganic phosphate transporter 1-5, whose protein sequence is MENQLGVLNALDAAKTQWYHFTAIVIAGMGFFTDAYDLFSISLITKLLGRIYYFDALSEKPGTLPPRIAAAVNGVAFCGTLAGQLFFGWLGDKLGRKRVYGLTLMLMVICSIASGLSFGKSPHGVMATLCFFRFWLGFGIGGDYPLSATIMSEYANKKTRGAFIAAVFAMQGFGILTGGIVALIVSAAFDHAYKALPYNVDKEHSTAPQADYIWRIILMFGAIPALLTYYWRMKMPETARYTALVARNAKQAAADMSKVLQVDLNAEQEKVDKIGIEPSNSFGLFSKEFAKRHGLHLLGTTSTWFLLDIAFYSSNLFQKDIFSAIGWLPKAETMSATHEVYRVAKAQTLIALCGTVPGYWFTVAFIDHIGRFVIQLMGFFFMSVFMFALAIPYQHWKTHNAGFLIMYSLTFFFANFGPNATTFVVPAEIFPARLRSTCHGISAAAGKAGAIVGSFGFLYAAQSTHPDKVDKGYHTGIGVKNALLVLGAVNCLGMLFTLLVPEPKGRSLEEITGENEEDKGQQQASVGNVPV, encoded by the coding sequence ATGGAAAATCAGCTTGGAGTTCTTAATGCGTTGGATGCAGCAAAGACACAATGGTACCATTTCACTGCAATTGTGATTGCTGGAATGGGTTTCTTCACTGACGCTTATGACCTTTTTAGCATCTCTCTTATCACAAAATTGCTCGGTCGTATTTACTACTTCGATGCACTTTCTGAAAAGCCTGGAACTTTGCCTCCTCGTATTGCAGCTGCTGTTAATGGTGTGGCCTTTTGCGGAACTTTAGCTGGACAGCTTTTCTTTGGTTGGCTCGGTGATAAATTAGGCCGAAAACGAGTTTATGGACTCACCTTGATGCTCATGGTGATCTGTTCCATTGCCTCTGGACTTTCCTTCGGAAAGTCTCCACATGGTGTAATGGCAACCCTTTGTTTCTTCAGGTTTTGGCTTGGTTTTGGAATCGGTGGTGATTATCCCTTGTCAGCCACAATCATGTCTGAATATGCCAACAAGAAGACTCGCGGAGCGTTTATTGCGGCGGTTTTTGCAATGCAAGGATTCGGAATTTTAACAGGTGGGATTGTTGCTCTGATTGTGTCAGCTGCATTTGATCATGCCTACAAGGCCCTTCCATATAATGTTGACAAAGAACACTCAACGGCACCCCAAGCCGACTATATTTGGCGGATCATACTGATGTTTGGTGCAATTCCAGCTCTTCTCACTTACTACTGGAGAATGAAGATGCCTGAAACAGCTCGTTACACCGCCCTGGTAGCCCGAAATGCTAAACAGGCAGCTGCAGACATGTCTAAGGTCTTGCAGGTGGATCTCAATGCGGAACAAGAGAAGGTGGATAAGATAGGGATAGAACCATCCAACTCTTTTGGTCTATTCAGCAAGGAATTTGCCAAACGCCATGGATTACACTTGCTTGGAACAACCTCAACTTGGTTCTTGTTGGACATTGCCTTTTACAGTTCCAATCTGTTCCAAAAAGATATCTTCAGTGCTATTGGGTGGCTCCCGAAAGCTGAAACCATGAGTGCAACTCACGAGGTTTATCGTGTTGCCAAGGCTCAAACACTAATCGCACTTTGTGGCACGGTCCCTGGCTACTGGTTTACCGTAGCATTCATTGATCACATCGGCCGGTTCGTAATCCAATTGATGGGCTTCTTCTTCATGTCTGTGTTCATGTTTGCTCTTGCCATCCCTTACCAACACTGGAAAACTCACAACGCCGGTTTCCTCATCATGTATTCATTGACCTTTTTCTTTGCGAACTTCGGACCCAATGCCACAACCTTCGTTGTGCCGGCCGAGATTTTCCCTGCCAGGCTGAGATCAACCTGCCACGGGATATCAGCAGCGGCCGGAAAAGCTGGGGCCATTGTAGGCTCATTCGGATTCTTGTATGCTGCACAAAGCACACATCCTGATAAGGTTGATAAAGGTTACCATACAGGTATCGGAGTTAAAAATGCACTGCTGGTGCTTGGTGCAGTCAACTGTCTGGGCATGCTTTTCACTCTTTTGGTGCCTGAACCTAAGGGGAGATCATTGGAGGAGATAACGGGTGAAAACGAAGAAGACAAGGGACAGCAGCAGGCATCTGTTGGCAATGTACCTGTCTGA
- the LOC105796507 gene encoding uncharacterized protein LOC105796507 has protein sequence MSDAYEKVKGGRLTFKGGSLATRKSIDKSKKKHKKKKIAEDDTQPTLDASTVSVEGSESGGADIYTIDAAKKMKYEELFPVEARKFGYDPKNPKATSVEQALDDRVKKKADRYCK, from the coding sequence ATGTCGGATGCATACGAGAAAGTGAAAGGAGGTAGATTAACCTTCAAAGGAGGAAGCTTAGCGACTCGCAAATCAATCGACAAAAGCAAGAAGAAGcacaagaagaaaaagatcgcCGAAGATGATACTCAGCCTACCCTCGACGCCTCCACCGTTTCCGTCGAAGGTTCTGAATCTGGTGGAGCGGATATCTACACCATCGACGCTGCTAAAAAGATGAAGTACGAGGAGCTGTTCCCCGTCGAGGCTAGGAAGTTCGGTTACgaccctaaaaaccctaaagccACATCAGTGGAACAAGCCCTCGATGATCGTGTTAAGAAGAAAGCCGATCGTTACTGTAAATGA
- the LOC105796503 gene encoding uncharacterized protein LOC105796503 produces MGKKKNQKQQPSASKDDLLNTLGDFTSKENWDSFFTIRGSDDSFEWYAEWPQLRDSLLPLIQQHPSPSSPSPSSSLQILVPGCGNSRLSEHLYDAGFGDITNIDFSKVVISGMLRRNVRDRPNMRWRVMDMTQMQFPDDTFNVVLDKGGLDALMEPELGPQLGTKYLSEVKRVLKSRGKFICLTLAESHVLGVLFPKFRFGWNVCLYAIPQKPSTKPDLQTFMVVAEKESSNELHQIISSFDHSSLACNPNQASGLLEALESENQIRGEYLNGSDVLYSLEDLQLGAKGDLKKLSPGRRVQLTLGDQGVSHFCYKAVLLDAKQQSGAFSFHCGVFIVPKTRSHEWLFSSEEGQWQVVESSKAARLIMVLLKASHANAGMEDIQKDLSPLVKPLAPADNDKGNQIPFMTASDGIKQRSVVYQGSSSLTGPVVIEDVVYENTDDDVSHSLPFRRLVFERTEGLVQSEALLTRDGLFDKSVYGTEKKKASSSSKSKRRGALKRNNESSGKMKVYHGYLASSYHTAIISGFSLISSYLESVASSGNRVKAVVIGLGAGLLPMFLHGCMQSMQIEGVELDPVMLNLARDYFGFTEDKRMKVHIADGIQFVRDYRNLFSAGNEVLLSSNGSCKLSDAESRSTAIDIIIVDVDSSDSSSGLRCPAAGFVEDSFLQNVKDTLSEQGLFVINLVSRSPAIKDAVVSRMKEVFSHLFCIQLEGEVNLVLFGLCSESHIEEDCIPDAALKLDKLLKSEHPEISQSITDAAKKLKRLK; encoded by the exons ATGGGgaagaagaaaaaccaaaagCAGCAACCATCAGCCTCAAAAGACGATCTTCTCAATACGCTCGGAGACTTCACCAGCAAAGAAAACTGGGATAGCTTCTTTACCATCCGTGGCAGTGATGACTCGTTCGAGTGGTACGCTGAGTGGCCTCAGCTTCGTGACTCACTTCTCCCTCTTATTCAACAACACCCATCACCCTCTTccccttctccttcttcttcgtTGCAAATATTGGTGCCTGGTTGTGGCAACTCCCGATTATCGGAGCATTTATACGACGCCGGATTTGGTGATATAACCAATATCGATTTTTCCAAAGTTGTCATCTCCGGCATGCTTCGACGTAATGTAAGGGACCGACCCAACATGCGTTGGCGGGTTATGGACATGACCCAAATGCAg TTCCCAGATGACACTTTCAATGTTGTTCTCGACAAAGGTGGATTGGATGCTTTGATGGAGCCAGAACTTGGCCCTCAGCTAGGGACTAAATATTTGTCAGAG GTCAAAAGAGTTTTGAAGTCCAGGGGAAAGTTCATTTGTCTTACCTTGGCAGAATCCCATGTTCTAG gtgTGCTTTTTCCGAAGTTCAGATTTGGCTGGAATGTTTGCCTTTATGCTATACCTCAGAAACCATCTACTAAGCCGGATCTCCAAACTTTTATGGTGGTTGCTGAGAAGGAAAGTTCCAATGAACTTCACCAGATCATTTCATCTTTCGATCATTCTTCCCTTGCTTGCAATCCAAATCAG GCTTCTGGTCTTCTTGAAGCCCTTGAAAGTGAGAATCAAATACGTGGAGAATACTTGAATGGCTCTGATGTACTGTATTCTCTTGAAGATCTGCAACTTGGAGCTAAGGGGGATCTGAAAAAACTTAGCCCTGGTCGTAGAGTTCAGCTTACTCTGGGTGACCAAGGGGTCTCACACTTTTGTTACAAAGCTGTATTGCTTGATGCTAAACAACAGTCTGGGGCATTCTCTTTTCACTGTGGTGTCTTTATTGTTCCTAAG ACTCGGTCTCATGAATGGCTCTTCTCTTCAGAAGAAGGACAATGGCAGGTGGTTGAAAGCTCAAAGGCTGCTCGTCTAATAATG GTTTTATTAAAGGCCAGCCATGCTAATGCTGGTATGGAAGATATTCAG AAGGATTTGTCTCCTCTGGTGAAACCATTGGCACCTGCTGATAATGATAAAGGAAATCAAATTCC GTTTATGACAGCAAGTGATGGAATCAAGCAGCGAAGTGTTGTTTACCAG GGATCATCTTCTTTAACTGGTCCCGTTGTTATTGAAGATGTTGTTTATGAAAATACTGATGATGATGTCAGTCACTCTTTACCCTTCCGCCGCCTTGTCTTCGAAAGAACTGAGGGCCTGGTACAGTCTGAAGCTTTGCTAACTAGGGATGGATTGTTTGACAAAAGTGTTTATGGAACAGAGAAGAAGAAAGCCAGTTCATCTTCCAAATCCAAACGAAGAGGAGCCCTCAAAAGAAATAATG AATCAAGCGGCAAAATGAAGGTGTATCATGGTTATTTGGCCAGTTCTTATCATACAGCAATCATTTCTGGGTTTTCTCTGATTTCATCCTATTTGGAAAGTGTGGCATCATCAGGGAATAGG GTTAAAGCAGTTGTGATAGGTCTTGGTGCGGGCTTACTTCCTATGTTTCTTCATGGATGTATGCAATCTATGCAAATTGAG GGAGTGGAGCTAGATCCTGTTATGCTTAACCTTGCAAGAGACTATTTTGGTTTTACTGAAGATAAACGAATGAAG GTACATATTGCTGATGGCATCCAGTTTGTCCGGGACTACAGAAACTTATTTTCAGCTGGCAATGAAGTGCTCCTTTCTTCCAACGGAAGTTGCAAACTTTCAGATGCTGAAAGCAGAAGTACCGCTATTGACATAATTATTGTTGATGTGGACTCTTCTGACTCAAG CTCTGGACTGAGATGTCCTGCTGCTGGTTTTGTGGAAGATTCTTTTCTTCAAAACGTAAAAGATACTCTTTCCGAGCAAGGTCTCTTTGTTATTAATTTGGTCTCAAGGTCTCCTGCCATCAAGGATGCAGTTGTCTCAAGGATGAAAGAG GTTTTTAGCCACTTATTTTGCATTCAGCTGGAGGGAGAGGTCAACCTAGTACTTTTCGGTCTTTGTTCGGAGTCTCACATTGAGGAGGATTGCATACCTGATGCTGCCCTTAAACTTGATAAATTGCTCAAGTCCGAACATCCCGAGATAAGCCAGAGCATCACAGATGCAGCAAAGAAGCTCAAACGTTTAAAGTGA
- the LOC105796508 gene encoding alkaline ceramidase, with amino-acid sequence MEDGLSSFWGPVTSTDWCEKNYVYSSYIAEFFNTISNVPGILLALIGLVNALRQRFEKRFSVLHISNMILAIGSMIYHSTLQHVQQQGDETPMVWEMLLYFYILYSPDWHYRSTMPTFLFFYGALYAVVHALFRFGFGFKVHYIILCLLCIPRMYKYYIYTKDVSAKRLAKLYVATLLLASICWLSDRVFCKEISHWHFNPQGHALWHILMGFNSYFANTFLMFCRAQQREWNPKVVYFLGVFPYVKIQKPKSH; translated from the exons ATGGAAGATGGATTGTCAAGCTTTTGGGGTCCTGTCACATCCACTGACTGGTGTGAGAAAAACTATGTTTACTCATCTTACATTGCCGAGTTTTTCAACACAATATCCAATGTCCCAGGCATTCTTTTGGCACTCATCGGCCTTGTAAATGCCTTGAGACAACGGTTTGAGAAGAGATTTAGTGTCCTTCATATATCTAACATGATACTTGCCATTGGGAGCATGATATACCACTCCACATTACAGCATGT GCAACAGCAAGGTGATGAAACACCAATGGTGTGGGAAATGCTTCTGTACTTTTACATCCTCTATTCACCCGATTGGCATTATCGCAGTACAATGCCTACTTTCTTGTTCTTTTACGGAGCTTTGTATGCAGTGGTCCATGCTCTCTTTCGCTTTGGATTTGGCTTCAAGGTGCATTACATCATTCTCTGCCTTCTCTGCATCCCTCGTATGTACAAATACTACATCTACACTAAAGATGTCTCTGCAAAGCGACTTGCAAAGCTATATGTAGCAACCTTGCTTCTGGCGAGCATTTGTTGGCTATCTGACAGAGTCTTCTGCAAAGAGATATCTCATTGGCACTTCAACCCTCAGGGTCATGCTCTATGGCACATCCTCATGGGCTTCAACTCGTATTTCGCCAACACGTTCCTGATGTTCTGTCGTGCTCAGCAACGAGAATGGAATCCGAAAGTTGTCTACTTCTTGGGTGTTTTCCCTTATGTCAAGATTCAAAAACCAAAGAGCCACTGA
- the LOC105796509 gene encoding uncharacterized protein LOC105796509, translating to MATGTPKKSEPPKIVTLNNALKLAEQWVNKMNGSAEYEVVEAEPEARPERLGLGAKVPRQSKVGLSNDPVERKLSAKLGVGKRKVLKNQDSTIPSSKDRVDEDDGDEDLDSRSSAFSKKRAVPLTSQLQVKKKPK from the exons ATGGCCACGGGAACGCCAAAGAAATCTGAGCCTCCTAAAATAGTTACTCTGAATAACGCATTGAAACTG GCCGAACAATGggtaaataaaatgaatggaTCTGCAGAATATGAAGTAGTGGAAGCAGAACCAGAAGCTCGGCCAGAAAG GCTTGGACTCGGAGCAAAAGTTCCACGTCAATCAAAAGTTGGACTCTCTAACGACCCAGTTGAGAGAAAACTATCTGCTAAGTTGGGtgttggaaaaagaaaagttttgaaaaacCAGGATTCTACCATCCCTTCTAGTAAAGACAGGGTCGATGAAGATGATGGTGATGAGGATTTAGATAGTAGAAGTAGTGCATTTTCTAAGAAGAGAGCAGTTCCTCTGACTTCCCAATTACAGGTAAAGAAAAAACCGAAATAA